The sequence AACCCTTTACTTCGGCATCCATAGCAGGATGCTGGGGTAATTGGGACAAACTATCAATAGCACCTAGTAATTCACGCAGTTTCATTTCGTCGTCCTCGTCACACGCATTGCTTGCGCTTATTCTGCAACATTTTTCACGATATACAAACACTTAAATATACTTCCGGAGAGTTTTTTCTAACTGACTTACCGAAGTACGGGGAGAAGGGCGGGGAATTGTTTGCAAACTATCATCTTTTGCTACACACAGTACGGGCACTTCATACTGATAAGCAGCAAACCAATCTTCACGAGTGGTAATATCTCGCACCTCAAAATCAAGAGAAGCTAAATCCTGGGTTTGCAGTATGGTTTCCAATTTTTCCTGCAAACCCTCGCATAAATGACATCCCGGCTTACTGTATAAAATTAGTTTCATAATGAATTTGGTAATTGGTAATTGGTAATTGGTAATTGGTAATTGGGCATTGGTAATTGGGCATTGGTAATTGGAAACTTTTCACTGCCCACTGCTCACTGATAACTGCTCACTGCTCACTGCTCACTGCTCACTGCTCACTGCTCACTGTCCGCTGTTCGCTGCGAACATAAATTTGGGAACTATAAATATTGAAGGCTATTTTAAAATCCTATTTTTACAATGAATGAAAATTCTATCACTATTGATAAAAGTATTTATGAATCTCTTATACAAGAAAATCAGCAGCTAAAAGCAGAATTACAATGGTCGCAACAATTATTCCAGCTTGCGATTGATAATATCCCGCATTCTATGTTCTGGAAAGATCGGAATTCAGTTTATCTGGGCTGTAACCGCAATCTTGCTGAAGATGCTGGTGTGGATAAACCAGAAAATATAGTAGGTAAAAGCGATTACGATTTACCTTGGACAAAAGAGGAAGCACAATGGTTTCGCGAATGCGATAAGCGGGTTATGGATAGTGGTTTACCCGAACTCAATATTATCGAAACTCAAGTTCAAGCAGATGGGAACCGTTTCTGGCTGGATACAAATAAAATTCCTTTACGCGATGGTGAAGGTAATGTAGTTGGAATTTTCGGTACTTACGAAAACATTACTCAACGAAAGCAAGTAGAAGAAAACCTCAAAAAATTAAATGAGACACTAGAAGCAAGGGTTGAAAGACGTACAGCAAAGCTACGTGAAACTGAAGCGCGTCTTTCTCGATTAGCAGATAACGTTCCGGGGATGATTTACCAGTTTCAACTAAACCCCGATGGTGTAATATCTTTTCCCTACGTTTCTTCTGGCTGTCAAGACATTTGGGAAGTTGAACCGCAAGAGGTATATGACGATGGCGAGCTACTGTTTAGAATGATTTATCCCGAAGACCTATTAAAGTTGAAGAACGCAATTGTTAAATCTGCTGAAACTTTGGAAAATTGGGAATCTGAATGGCGGATGACTACTGGGAGTGGTCAATATAAGTGGTTGAAAGGTATATCAAAACCTCAATTACAAACGGATAAGTCTATTCTTTGGGATGGGTGTATAGTTGATATTACTCAGCGCAAACAAGCAGAAAATGCGCTACAAAAACTGAATGAAGAATTAGAAGCAAGAGTCGCACAACGTACCGCAGAACTTGCAAAAACCGAAGCAAGATTAAAAAAACTGACAGACAACGTACCGGGAATGATTTACGAATTTTGTTTACATCCCGACGCTACAATGTCATTTCCTTATGTTTCTTCGGGATGTGAGGAAATTTTTGAAATTAAGCCATCACAATTAACACAACCTGAAAGTAGTGAATTAGTATTTAGTGATATCCATCCCGAGGATCTTCCTCAAGTAGAAAAAAGTATTGCAATTTCTGCTCAGACTTTAAGAAATTGGGAACATGAGTGGCGAAGTATAACTGCAAGTAATAGAAAAAAGTGGTTAAAAGGTATTGCGAAGCCCGAATTACAAGTAGATAATTCGATTATTTGGTACGGTTGTGTTGTAGATATTACAGAGCAGAAAAAAGTCGAAGCCAAATTAAGAGAAAAAGAACAATTTCTACGCAGTATTTACGATGGATTGGAACATAATATCTACGTTCTTGATGTTGAAGGTGACGAATTACTTTGTGTAGGTATCAACTCTTTCGGACTACGAATGATGGGTTTATCTACTGCTGAAGTTATTGGTAAAACAGTCAAAGAATTATTTGGCTTGGAAGCATCAGCAGATATATATCTAAGATGTAAAAAATGTATAGAAACGGGTAAAGCTATTACTTACGAAGAAACTTTAACGTTGCAAGGTCGAGAAATGTGTTTTTTAACAACTCTTAACCCTATCAAAGATAGTCAAGGTGAGGTTTATAGATTAATAGGAACTACTTTAAATATTACCGAACGCAAGCAAGCAGAAGAAAAACTTCAAGCAAGCCAACACTTTATTCAAAGAATTACAGATTCTTCTCCTAACGTTCTTTATATCTACGATTTTGAAAAACAGAAAACAATTTACGTCAATAAAGAAGCTGTTAGCTTCCTTGGTCACTTTAAGGAAGATATTCTCGCTTCGATAGACGAGCTAATGCTTGAAATAACTCATCCACAAGACTTAGAAAAAATTGTTTCTCAACAGCAAAAAATGCTTGCTGCTGCTGATGGAGACATTTTAGAGTTTGAATATCGCCTCAAAGATTCAGATGAAGAATGGCACTGGTTTTACGATAGACAAATGGTTTTTAATCGTAAAGAAGATGGTACGGTTAAACAAATACTAGGTGTCGCAACCGATATTACCAAACGCAAACAAGCAGAAATAGAGGTACAGCAAAAAGCGATTGAGTTAGAAAATACCCTCAAGAAACTACAAGAAACTCAAGCCCAACTAATTCAAACAGAAAAAATGTCTGGTTTAGGACAAATGGTAGCAGGGGTAGCTCATGAAATTAATAACCCTGCAAATTTTATTCATGCAAATGTTTCTTTTGTTGAAGAATATAGCCAAGACTTAATCCGACTTGTAGAGCTTTATCAAAAGCATTACTCAAATCCAGTACCAGAAATTCAAGAAGAAATTGACAATATAGACCTTGATTTTCTCAAAATTGATTTGCAAAATATTGTTCGCTCAATGGGAGAAGGAACGCGACGTATCCGAGAAATTGTTTTATCATTACGTAATTTTTCACGCTTAGATGAAGCCGAATTTAAGGAAGTAAATATCCACGAAGGACTAGAATCTACATTAATGATTTTACAAAACCGTTTAAAGCTAAAAAATAATTCATCTGGTATTGCGGTGATTGAAGAATACGGCAATCTTCCTTTAATTGAATGCTACCCTTCTCAACTAAATCAAGTATTTCTGAATATCTTGGTTAATGCAATTGATGCTTTAGAAGAGCAAATATCCAAAAAGAATGGTTTTATTCCCAAAATTACAATTTTGACTAAAAAAATCAATCAAAATACTGCTCAAATTTGCATTTCCGATAACGGCTGCGGCATTCCTCCAAGCATTGTACCAAAACTTTTTAATCCTTTTTTCACCACTAAAGAAGTAGGAAAAGGTACGGGTTTAGGCTTATCAGTCAGCTACCAAATTATTACAGAGAAACATGCTGGCAAGTTGTTTTGTCATTCGGTAGTTGGAGAGGGAACAAGTTTTATGATTGAGATTCCTATTATTCATCGGTAATAGGGAATTGGGCATTAGTAATTGCTAACAAAGACATTTGAAAAATCAAAATCAAAATCTAAAGTTCAATCATCCGTTGTTAAAATCGAGGGCATTGCTGAATTAAAATATGAATTTATTCTTACTATTTAAGGGTAGCCCTCTAAATCTCCAAAAATTGAAGATTAGAGGGCTATTCATACTTTTAATTAGCAACGCCAAATCTTAAATACAAAATTTAAAACCCCTCTCAGTCATGAGCGGGGTAATACTAATTTATATTAAACGAAAATATTTTCTTTATCTTAAAACATGTTCATGATAGTGATTACACTCGCGCCAGTAATCATTACAAAAAAGCCCATAAGTAAGGATTCTTTGAGTGCATTAGGAGCTTTTGATTCCTTCATATTTCACAACCTTTTGTTTTTAAACTTTTTCCAGACTACCAATTTTCCGTATAATTATCTACAAAACCATATCAAAACTTAAAATTACGCAAACTTACTTAGTAATTGCGATAGCAAGCAGTTTCTAGTGGCTCCCTTAATTCAATTTGACAGATTTACCCTAGCCCAATGTGGAATACAGTTCTCCCGCTAATAGCACAAACCATACGAATCTCATTAAATATTGCATCAGTCTCAACAAGAGCCGGAGACTCCAGCAACAGTTGTTAATAGTCTGGCAACTCAACAAAGCCCAGAAAAATAAAGGCATTGCTGAATTGAGATATGAATTTATTATTACTGTTTTAGGACTTACGCAACCGGCACATTTTTCTTGTAGGGTGCTGTGACACTTTGAGTAACTGTGAACGTAGTAACAATGTTTTCAGTGTCACGCACCAAACGGACATTGTGACAATTGCGTAAGTCCTGTGTTTAATAGCAGCCCCCTAAATTCCCGCTTCTTTGGGGAACTTTAAAATATATTTCTTCCCCAGAATTGGGGGTTGGGGCTGTTCATACTTTTAATCAGCAACGCCAAAATAAATAGAATAAAAAAGTTTTCCCCTCTTCCCCCTCCCTTACTT comes from Rivularia sp. PCC 7116 and encodes:
- a CDS encoding glutaredoxin family protein codes for the protein MKLILYSKPGCHLCEGLQEKLETILQTQDLASLDFEVRDITTREDWFAAYQYEVPVLCVAKDDSLQTIPRPSPRTSVSQLEKTLRKYI
- a CDS encoding PAS domain S-box protein; this translates as MNENSITIDKSIYESLIQENQQLKAELQWSQQLFQLAIDNIPHSMFWKDRNSVYLGCNRNLAEDAGVDKPENIVGKSDYDLPWTKEEAQWFRECDKRVMDSGLPELNIIETQVQADGNRFWLDTNKIPLRDGEGNVVGIFGTYENITQRKQVEENLKKLNETLEARVERRTAKLRETEARLSRLADNVPGMIYQFQLNPDGVISFPYVSSGCQDIWEVEPQEVYDDGELLFRMIYPEDLLKLKNAIVKSAETLENWESEWRMTTGSGQYKWLKGISKPQLQTDKSILWDGCIVDITQRKQAENALQKLNEELEARVAQRTAELAKTEARLKKLTDNVPGMIYEFCLHPDATMSFPYVSSGCEEIFEIKPSQLTQPESSELVFSDIHPEDLPQVEKSIAISAQTLRNWEHEWRSITASNRKKWLKGIAKPELQVDNSIIWYGCVVDITEQKKVEAKLREKEQFLRSIYDGLEHNIYVLDVEGDELLCVGINSFGLRMMGLSTAEVIGKTVKELFGLEASADIYLRCKKCIETGKAITYEETLTLQGREMCFLTTLNPIKDSQGEVYRLIGTTLNITERKQAEEKLQASQHFIQRITDSSPNVLYIYDFEKQKTIYVNKEAVSFLGHFKEDILASIDELMLEITHPQDLEKIVSQQQKMLAAADGDILEFEYRLKDSDEEWHWFYDRQMVFNRKEDGTVKQILGVATDITKRKQAEIEVQQKAIELENTLKKLQETQAQLIQTEKMSGLGQMVAGVAHEINNPANFIHANVSFVEEYSQDLIRLVELYQKHYSNPVPEIQEEIDNIDLDFLKIDLQNIVRSMGEGTRRIREIVLSLRNFSRLDEAEFKEVNIHEGLESTLMILQNRLKLKNNSSGIAVIEEYGNLPLIECYPSQLNQVFLNILVNAIDALEEQISKKNGFIPKITILTKKINQNTAQICISDNGCGIPPSIVPKLFNPFFTTKEVGKGTGLGLSVSYQIITEKHAGKLFCHSVVGEGTSFMIEIPIIHR